One segment of Phragmites australis chromosome 13, lpPhrAust1.1, whole genome shotgun sequence DNA contains the following:
- the LOC133888261 gene encoding SNF1-related protein kinase regulatory subunit gamma-1-like, with the protein MEMDSPRSPEAEIGHRVEDLWEVAEPQLSPSEKLNSCFEDIPVASFPLTHLSQVIEISSDASLAETVEILSKNKILSAPIRNVEAPEDASWMDKYIGIVEFAGIAMWLLSQSDAAANGTAGSAAGSPVANLVARLGSFTFRRTSSGRVETTTESESDEAASVAGSFFETLTSSEFYKNTKVGDISGSFRWAPFLALQMSDTFLTMLLLLSKYRMKSLPVVEVGGDKIENIITQSSVVHMLAECVGLPWFESWGTKKLSELGLPIMKPYKLVKINEDQPVLKAFQLMREKGVGGLPVMDSSAAKAIGNISIRDVQYLLTAPKIYKEHRTITAKDFLTAVRHHLQEQHVASPLLHGVITCKKDDTIKDVILKLDSEKIHRIYVVDDEGNTEGVITLRDIISKLVHEPRHYFGDFFDGVVPLPPNSTV; encoded by the exons ATGGAGATGGACAGCCCGCGGAGCCCCGAGGCGGAGATCGGGCACCGGGTGGAGGACCTGTGGGAGGTGGCGGAGCCGCAGCTCTCGCCGTCGGAGAAGCTCAACTCCTGCTTCGAGGACATCCCCGTCGCATCCTTCCCGCTCACCCACCTCTCGCAAG TAATTGAGATATCTTCAGATGCCAGTCTTGCTGAAACTGTCGAAATATTATCCAAAAACAAAATCTTGAGTGCACCTATAAGAAATGTTGAGGCTCCAGAAGATGCTAGTTGGATGGACAAATACATTGGTATTGTGGAATTTGCTGGTATTGCCATGTGGCTGCTCAGTCAG TCGGATGCTGCAGCTAATGGGACGGCTGGTTCTGCAGCAGGATCACCTGTTGCCAATCTAGTAGCTAGGCTGGGCTCTTTCACATTCAGAAGGACATCATCGGGCAGGGTAGAAACTACTACTGAGTCAGAATCAGATGAAGCTGCGTCAGTTGCTGGAAGCTTTTTTGAAACCCTTACTTCCTCTGAATTCTACAAGAATACAAAG GTTGGCGATATCTCAGGGAGCTTCCGGTGGGCACCATTTCTTGCACTGCAGATGTCTGACACATTCCTTACCATGTTGCTGCTTCTATCCAAGTACAGAATGAAGAGCCTGCCTGTTgtagaagtgggaggagataaGATTGAGAACATCATCACACAATCTTCTGTTGTGCACATGCTTGCAGAATGTGTTGGACTTCCCTGGTTTGAGAGCTGGGGAACCAAGAAACTCTCTGAACTGGGGCTTCCTATCATGAAGCCGTACAAACTTGTCAAG ATAAATGAAGATCAGCCGGTCCTAAAAGCCTTTCAACTGATGAGGGAAAAAGGAGTTGGCGGACTGCCAGTTATGGACAGCAGTGCAGCAAAAGCAATTGGTAATATTAGCATCAGAGATGTCCAGTATCTTCTAACTGCCCCCAAGATATACAAAGAGCACAG GACAATCACAGCGAAGGATTTCCTTACGGCGGTCCGACACCATCTTCAGGAGCAACATGTGGCCTCGCCCTTGCTACATGGTGTCATCACATGCAAAAAGGATGATACGATCAAGGACGTCATATTGAAGCTGGACTCCGAAAAGATCCACAGGATCTATGTCGTGGATGACGAAGGGAACACCGAGGGGGTTATCACACTGAGGGACATAATCTCCAAGCTGGTACATGAGCCGCGCCATTACTTTGGGGATTTCTTTGATGGTGTCGTTCCCCTTCCTCCAAACAGCACTGTATGA
- the LOC133889075 gene encoding exocyst complex component EXO70B1-like — MSAPPSPPPPLQQQEEGLPVPLPAAVVGDDKVLAAAQHIVKSLATSKNAADDMIRILSGFDHRLSSITSDLFPSPYPAPSDAAAEPVSQEEEGASFAAFDAAEQLIHLWDTTPEALVFEAPEDDAVHYLSAVDVAVDHLDSAAVSGRAGVVVQLAMARLEDELRHLMLRHAVPLDASGLYCSLRRLSLGSMDDLDTSSEFDPATPHSLEGALDTARSASLAGNNPFDDQVFDLVRPETVGELHAIADRMVRAGYASELAQVYCAIRRDLLDECLTVLGIERLSIDEVQRVEWKHLNDMMKKWVLGVKTVVRSLLTGERRLCDQVLAASNELRDECFVESTKGCIMQIRNFGDAVAVCCRSTEKLSRILDMYEALAEVIPELKELFFGSYGDDVIHDLEGAFERLGDAVKGTLLEFGKVLQQESSRRPMMAGEIHPMTRYVMNYLRLLVVYSDTLDTLLDDNGAGDVDHNVLHNGTDEDGEYLNSLTPFGRRLVKLISYLEANLEEKSKLYEDGALQCIFSMNNTLYIVQKVKGSELGRILGDHWIRRRRGKIRQNSKSYLRVSWTKVLSYLKDDGHGSSGSGSFSGSGNLSSRIKEKFKNFNLAFDEIYRSQTLWKVPDPQLREELKISISENVIPAYRAFTGRYASLVDSGRNSGKYIKYTPEDLENHLSDLFEGSPGSANHSRRRL, encoded by the coding sequence ATGtcggcgccgccgtcgcctccgcccccgctgcagcagcaggaggaggggCTCCCCGTGCCCTTGCCCGCCGCCGTGGTCGGCGACGACAAGGTCCTGGCCGCGGCGCAGCACATCGTCAAGTCGCTCGCCACCTCCAAGAACGCTGCCGACGACATGATCCGCATCCTATCCGGATTCGACCACCGCCTCTCCTCCATCACCTCCGACCTCTTTCCCTCCCCCTACCCCGCCCCCTCCGACGCGGCCGCGGAGCCGGTGtcgcaggaggaggagggggcctCGTTTGCCGCCTTCGACGCCGCGGAGCAGCTCATCCACCTCTGGGACACCACCCCGGAGGCGCTCGTCTTCgaggcccccgaggacgacgcCGTGCACTACCTCTCCGCCGTCGACGTCGCCGTCGACCATCTGGACTCCGCCGCCGTCTCGGGCCGCGCGGGCGTGGTCGTCCAGCTTGCCATGGCGCGGCTCGAGGATGAGCTCCGCCACCTCATGCTCCGCCACGCAGTGCCGCTCGACGCCAGCGGCCTCTACTGCTCGCTACGCCGCCTCTCGCTGGGGTCCATGGACGACCTCGACACCTCCTCCGAGTTTGATCCCGCCACCCCGCACAGCCTGGAGGGCGCGCTGGACACCGCCCGCAGCGCCAGCCTCGCGGGGAACAACCCCTTCGACGATCAGGTGTTCGACCTGGTGCGTCCGGAGACTGTGGGTGAGCTGCACGCCATCGCTGACCGAATGGTGCGTGCGGGGTACGCTAGTGAGCTCGCACAGGTGTACTGCGCCATCCGGCGCGACCTGCTTGATGAGTGCCTCACAGTGCTCGGCATCGAGCGTCTCAGCATCGATGAGGTGCAGCGTGTTGAGTGGAAGCACCTGAATGACATGATGAAGAAGTGGGTGCTTGGGGTCAAGACGGTTGTCCGGTCCCTTTTGACTGGTGAGCGGCGGCTCTGTGACCAGGTGCTTGCTGCGTCCAATGAGCTCCGGGATGAGTGCTTTGTTGAGTCCACCAAGGGTTGCATCATGCAGATCCGTAACTTTGGGGATGCTGTTGCTGTGTGCTGTCGCTCAACAGAGAAGCTTTCCCGGATTCTTGACATGTATGAGGCACTTGCTGAGGTTATCCCTGAATTGAAGGAGCTGTTCTTTGGGAGTTATGGGGATGATGTTATCCATGATTTGGAAGGGGCCTTTGAAAGGCTTGGTGATGCAGTGAAGGGTACCCTTCTTGAGTTTGGGAAGGTCCTACAGCAGGAGTCATCACGCCGGCCAATGATGGCTGGTGAGATCCACCCAATGACACGTTATGTGATGAATTATCTTAGGTTGTTAGTTGTTTACAGTGATACACTTGACACACTTTTGGATGACAATGGTGCTGGAGATGTAGATCATAATGTTTTACATAATGGCACTGATGAGGATGGAGAGTATCTGAACAGCTTGACCCCATTTGGACGCCGTTTGGTTAAGCTGATATCTTACTTGGAGGCCAATTTGGAGGAAAAATCTAAACTTTATGAGGATGGTGCGCTGCAGTGCATATTTTCCATGAATAACACACTCTATATTGTCCAAAAGGTGAAGGGTTCCGAGCTTGGGAGGATTTTGGGTGATCATTGGATACGGAGGCGCCGTGGCAAGATTCGGCAAAATTCAAAGAGCTACCTGAGAGTTTCGTGGACCAAAGTTTTATCTTATTTGAAGGATGATGGACATGGCAGCAGTGGGAGTGGAAGTTTTAGCGGCAGTGGGAATTTGAGCTCTAGGATCAAAGAAAAATTTAAGAACTTCAACTTGGCCTTTGATGAGATATACAGGAGCCAAACACTCTGGAAGGTACCGGATCCTCAGCTCCGAGAAGAACTCAAGATTTCTATATCTGAAAACGTTATCCCAGCATATCGTGCTTTTACGGGAAGATATGCGAGTCTAGTGGATAGTGGAAGAAATTCAGGAAAATACATAAAGTACACCCCAGAGGACTTGGAGAATCATTTATCTGATCTATTTGAAGGGTCACCTGGGTCTGCCAACCACTCCAGGAGACGATTGTAA
- the LOC133889074 gene encoding SWI/SNF complex component SNF12 homolog, with amino-acid sequence MATGGNPNPTATTSQPRLPHPQQQPPPGSSPATPFNHLRPPSLAGSPFQGLFHTPPSHNPAFQIHMGASSPQTPIMAANAATAAASAKRPPQKPPARPPAPTPSSAAAASAAAAYKAAAAAAAVANSGGVDLTPAARRNKKRKLPEKQLPDRVAALLPESALYTQLLEFEARVDAALARKKVDIQEALKNPPSLQRTLRIYVFNTFANQAPRTIPPPKNADPPTWSLKIIGRVLEDGAELDPASVVPKHNPVYPKFSMFFKRVTIALDPSLYPENPLIIWENARSAAQQEGFEVKRKGDKEFAANIRLEMNYNPEKFKLSQPLMEVLGVDVDTRARVITALWQYIKAKKLQNPSDPSYFMCDPQLKKVFGEDKLKFAMLSQKISQHLSAPPPINLEHKIKLSGNGAHGSACYDVLVDVPFPLQKEMMAFLANTEKHKDIEACDEVISASIKKIHEHRRRRAFFLGFSQSPVEFINAMIASQSKDLKLVAGEANKNVEKERRADFYNQPWVEDAVIRYLNRKPASDGPGGGAGGS; translated from the exons ATGGCCACCGGCGGCAACCCCAACCCGACCGCCACTACCTCCCAGCCGCGCCTGCCGCAtccgcagcagcagccaccgCCCGGCAGCTCCCCGGCGACGCCCTTCAACCACCTCCGCCCGCCCTCCCTCGCTGGCTCCCCCTTCCAGGGCCTCTTCCACACCCCGCCGTCCCACAACCCCGCCTTCCAGATCCACATGGGCGCCTCCTCCCCGCAGACCCCGATCATGGCCGCcaacgccgccaccgccgcggcaTCCGCCAAGCGCCCCCCGCAGAAGCCCCCGGCGCGGCCCCCGGCTCCCACGCCTTCctctgcggcggcggcgtcggcggccgcCGCCTACAAGGCTGCGGCCGCGGCTGCCGCGGTGGCGAACTCGGGAGGCGTCGACCTCACGCCCGCCGCGCGCCGGAACAAGAAGCGGAAGCTACCGGAGAAGCAGCTCCCCGACCGCGTCGCCGCGCTACTCCCGGAGTCTGCGCTCTACACGCAGCTGCTCGAGTTCGAGGCCCGCGTGGACGCGGCGCTGGCGCGGAAGAAGGTGGATATCCAGGAGGCGCTCAAGAACCCGCCCTCGCTCCAGCGCACGCTTCGCATCTACGTCTTCAACACCTTCGCCAACCAGGCGCCACGCACCATCCCGCCACCCAAGAACGCCGACCCGCCCACCTGGTCACTCAAGATCATCGGCCGCGTGCTCGAGGACGGCGCCGAGCTGGACCCCGCCAGCGTCGTGCCCAAGCACAACCCAGTGTACCCGAAGTTCTCCATGTTCTTCAAGAGGGTGACCATTGCGCTGGACCCGTCTCTGTACCCGGAGAACCCACTGATCATCTGGGAGAATGCGCGGTCTGCCGCTCAGCAGGAAGGGTTCGAGGTGAAGAGGAAAGGGGATAAGGAGTTTGCTGCGAATATCCGGCTGGAGATGAACTATAACCCCGAGAAGTTCAAGCTGTCACAGCCGCTGATGGAGGTGCTTGGGGTTGATGTGGACACTCGCGCACGGGTGATTACTGCCCTCTGGCAGTACATTAAGGCGAAGAAGCTTCAGAACCCTAGTGATCCTTCGTACTTCATGTGTGATCCTCAACTGAAGAAGGTGTTTGGGGAGGATAAGTTGAAGTTTGCAATGCTGTCACAGAAGATATCTCAACATCTGTCAGCTCCACCACCCATCAACTTGGAGCATAAGATTAAGCTATCAGGGAATGGAGCGCACGGTAGTGCTTGCTATGATGTGCTGGTGGATGTTCCCTTCCCGCTGCAGAAGGAGATGATGGCGTTTCTCGCCAACACAGAGAAGCACAAGGACATTGAGGCTTGTGATGAGGTAATATCTGCTTCCATCAAGAAGATCCATGAGCATCGAAGGAGGAGGGCTTTCTTCCTTGGATTCAGCCAGTCCCCAGTGGAGTTCATCAATGCAATGATAGCTTCTCAGAGTAAAGATTTGAAGCTGGTTGCCGGCGAAGCGAATAAGAATGTTGAGAAGGAAAGACGTGCTGACTTCTATAACCAACCATG GGTTGAGGACGCTGTTATAAGATATTTGAACCGCAAGCCAGCTAGCGACGGCCCAggtggtggtgctggtggtTCTTGA